The window CTGTATCTGCTGAGTATAAACAGAACTCAGTGGTGTAGTGACTCACGGTTGCGGTCGGATGCATTACAGTGTCGATACCACCTTCAGTTACTGGCGTCCACTGTGGAAATGCTACTCTGCAGCGCTCCAGCATCTTTTCTGTCCAGATTATAAATAGTTTGAGCAGCGGATTGCAACACGAAAAGAAGCTGTAAGAAGGTAAAATGCCAAAATGTAGAGAAGTCGGACTACAGTATAGAAAACTAAAGGCAGCTTTGGATGgatatttaaaaacagtttgactGCATCTTATCTACTGTAACTTATAAATGTCTTCATATTGTCTccaatattgtttttttttttttttctgtttcacttgaTAATtgttaaaaattaattaaacatctttcatgtgtatttatttttccagattttGGACCCGAGTAGCGACACCAGAGGAAAGCGTCTTCATGCACCGGCGGAGCTCGGCGGTTCTGCGTGTCCGTCTCTTCCTGCCGCGTCGCCGCCGTCTCACCGCCGTCTCACCGCCGTCTCAGAAGGGGCTTTTATTGGGTGTGGGGGTGAGCGAGCGGGACCGCAGCGGCTGGAAGTTGGGATCGCCCCCGGTGCTAGAGCAGCCCGGCGTCGCGGCGTCCAGGTTGGAGGGAGACTCCACCATCACCTCGTCCGGCAGCGGGGGCGCCCCGGGGTCCCCGGGCCGCGGCAGGCTGGAGGACGGGTTGGTGGGGGAGGCCAGGCTGGCGCCGGCCACGGAGGCCAGCTCCCCGCCTCGCTGTAACGACGGCAGGGCGAGCGAGCCGGCCACGTCTGAGGACGACGGGCTCTGCTCGCCGTCCGGGTGGAACAGCAGGGTGGAGTTGTGTGAGAAAGAGGCGGGGAGGTCGCTGGTCGAACTGGGAGTGACCAGGGCGCTCTCAGATGAGGAGCTGGATCCGACTGCTGTTTGGTGACAGAAAGAAGGAATTGACATCAACTGAGAAAGtaacatgcattttcttttaaagctgcagcacTGCTGGAGAGGCTGGTCGCCCCGACACGCCACGGTCCGGGAGCCTCACCTTTGAGAGATTCGATCTTCTCGTTCTTGGCCTTCTGCACCTCGTCTGTGATCTTGGCGATGATGAAGTTCTGCGAGCGCATCTCCCGGATGGACTCGACCAGGGCGTCCAGGCCGCGCGGGTTCTCCGCCAggatgtccagcagcagggccgTCCGCTTGGTCTGCGTGGTCCTGCAGCTGATGTCCTCCGCGTCGTCCCGGGTCAGGATCCGGCGGGAGCGCAGGAAGTCCAGGTGCCGGTCGGCCCGGATCTTCTCGCAGAGGTAGTGCCGCAGCCTGGTCAGCACCTGGGAAAACCGCAAGAGTCACGGAGGAACCGCAaaaatgagacacacacacccgatTTATCTAAGCTAGCCTGGTTCTGCTTCGTCTCATCATCTGGGTCTGAATTACAGTCCAAGCACACATGAAGTGTTTCATCTCTCCAACCATTAAAACATCTTTCATCCTCCAGAAATGCAACAAATCATTGAACACTGTGTTTTAATTCGAAGCCTCCTGTCTGCCACACTGTCTTCTGAAGCTATATGTGGCACAGCACTGATCCAGTAACCATCTCCTCTCAAACTGCCTCCACTACTTGTCTGTAAAGCTCTGCGTCAGTCAACGGCCTGCCTTGCTGTGTGAGCGCCCCCGCTTTCACCCCCCTCTGTCACACTTCAACCACAGAGTGGAGCGTGTTAACACAGTCTGCCCTGATACGCAGCCAGCGCCACTCCTGTCTCAACTAAAGCGACTCCGATCGCCATCTCTCAACCGCAACCAAAAGCTCACTCAGTCCAGCGCACGGTAAGACGACCTGCTCACACACCATCTCTTAatgcgccacacacacacacacacacacacacacacacacacacactgtgataaCAAACAGTGGACAAAGCAGTCGTTAGCAACACTGTGTGACAAATACAAGTTACTTTTTTAACACACCCCAGTATTCCCTTGAtccataaacagacacacatttcatcaaACGTATCATGTATGTTGCTATCGAGCTGCATGTGATCACTCATGACTCATTTTAGACAAACTGGTGCCTTtagaaaaacatctgaaaaaggCCTCAACAGGAGCAGAAGGGGAGTTAGGATAGTCAAAGATGCTCTTTTAGTTCTTCAGCTATGATAACTATAGTTAGAAATAATATACATGAATGTTCCTCTGCAATCAATACATGCTGGAAGAAATTCACCCCTTCATCAGACTGAATGccatttaatgttttgattgtaTGATGGAATCTTCTGTagtgttttcagtctattaCTGTGCATGGTGAATATTGCTCTGAAGCTTTATCTAAAGAAATATTGCAAACTGAGTCAAAATCTCAATATCTAGAAAAATCGCATTTAGATTTTTTCATAAAATCCACTCAAACCCTCTCCAGACTGTCATTCCAGGTGGCAGACTGGAAACTGTAGCACCTATATGTGTCAAAACCCCAGATCTAGTCTACCCTCGTATCAATAGAACAAGTGTCAGACTGAACAATAAGCTTAACAGACTGTGGAGCTCCTGGTAGAAACTGGGTAATGAGGTTGTGTTTAcgcaacgtttcaagtgaaaaatcaGCATTTTGTTGCACGTTCGAAAATGATGCCCATTAGAGTTGTGTTTGTAGTGAAaccacactcacatgcacacagagaacaatacggtGTAAACATTTCCAACAGTGAGAAAACAGCCACTCACATGGACAGTACAGTTGGGTGATATCCACATTTCATCAGCTTTAAGCCTTCCCTTGCTACAGCATTATAGTATTATACCGTCACTATGTGGTACGACCTGTTCAGATTGGAATTTATGTTCATGCGCTCCAACACATCACAGAACTTTCATAAAAGTTCTGAACTAGCTGTACAGAAACAGGAATAAGAGCAGATTCAACCAACAGCACAGTCTATTTCTCGCCCCAAATGTTTTCATAAAccgcctcacgatccttctgacttttagGGTGATAaacaggaggtgtcagaaaagttcccacagggatcactggcttgtggcggccaagggttcatagcgacgtcgctttttgatccttgtaTGTCgcctcttcctatcattgtgaagcagaattcatgaGAGCAAACCACTCTTCTGTAATAAGCGCCTGTCTGGAGCTGAATCGGGCATGAGCAGTGAACGCTGAGCGCCTCGTATCAAGGAGCCAGCAGCTGCTTTGAGCTGGTTTTGGCAGCAGTTTACTTGGTCCCTTTTTTGTTGATCAGATTAAATTAAGTCCGATTAGGAGATCAGATTGTCCcgtttacatgaacactgaataaAGTAATGATAAACTGGATGACCCAATAAAtttcagtggatcaatcccataatgctttgcacgaGTTAATAGGCAAGTCGTGAGTTGGTTCAGTAAAGTGACTTGCAGGTTTTGAACGAATCGTTCAAACTAGAACTAGAACTTTGTTGTTCTTCCTTTTGAAGTATGAACAGTGACTCACTACTGACCCCTACAGCACAAAGGTGGTACTACTTCAACTTTACACGCTCTTCCATTGACAAATCCAGATTAAATCACATATTATGACCACCATTATGTAAAATATCCAAAGATTGGGACTTTAACCATCTATTTTACTCCTTTTTAGGTGAGGAAAGCTCCTGGTGTGGACACACAGAGGGTGTGGTGGCTTATTTCCTCCTTCCACAGGCCCTGAACACCAAAGTTTCGGCACAAATCTGTACGATCCCCCCTCAGCGGAGGGTTTGTGTTTCTCCCCACTTTATCCTGATACTCACGTCTTTTTTAATCTCTGCCATCTCGTCCTCCGTGAGGCTGGGAGCATCCATCCTTCGCCGGGCCGATGAGCAGGTATCGATTCACGGCAAAGTCCAACTACTCACTCCTGACGGTGAAGTTTATCCCGCCGACAACCGAACCCCGAGAGCCTCACGCGCCGCGACGAGCCATTATCTCCTCTAAAAGCGGCCCGTACCTGCTGAGTTTTGTCTTTTCGAGCCCGGGGGGAACGTAGAAATCCCCGGACTTCCTGATTGTGTCGAGGTTTGAGTCCGTCGACGGGAGAAGAGAGAAGTACACACTTTTCACATTCACTCCCACACCTGCTCCGAGAGGCTGAACTCGGGCGGAAAAGTTGACTTTCTAAGCCGAACGACTGCCACGACTCGAGGACATGTTAGGGGAGAAAGTCGGTTTTAATCCCACGGAGCGCCGCAGAGTGATTTCTCTCAGTTTCCCCACACTGCATGCACACAGGTGAAGAGCGGGGTGCAGTTCCAGCTGACCGCCGCTGGGTGCCGCTGCAgcgcctccacacacacaccacatcgTTCAGGAAATCTGCCGCAGATATAGTTAAACATTAAATTTATAATGTATAAACTTTATGATTAAACATTAAGTTTAAAATGAGTCTGGCCATGTGATATAGTTGGTGTCTTGTGCATcactttctgcttttttctttttattcaaactaccaatgtttttttattgactgAACAAAAATTGCAATTTAGCATCAGTATTCAATgtctttttaacaaaatgaacaactattgtaataaaaattaaatctaaTTTAAAAAATTCAGTTGAAGTGTTCATACTGTGAagcattttaaagtgaatttcctttgtttttggagTCACAGTTTTGAATTGCaatttttcagcttctttttttagtaAAGAAGGGCAGAATTCTGATCTGTTTGATGGAAATGGATAAAGTttctaaatgaaaataataaaaagacattACAGCATCGTGTGGGATGATAGTAATCAATAATGTATGTAACCTAATAAGGGaatgggggggggaggggtagTTACTTTTCTGCCACACTGTGAGATTCTATAATTGTCACTGAATGCTCTTTGACCTCAAAGCTAGAAACAGGGTgggtaaatgtgaaaaaaaagattttctccaaggggattaataaagtatgattagttTAGTTAATAGTTACTTTGACAACGAACAAACAAGTTAATATACTGTATATAGCTATAAAATAAGAGAGTTAACCCCAGAAGAGCTGGATTCACAATTATTGTTAAATAAAACACCATTAACTTACAGCAATCCCACATATTTACAGCATAGATACCAACATTGTTATTACAAATGTTGATTCCTAACTaagatgaaataaaactttattttggagtTGTAAATTTTCTGTTTAGAATTTCATTCCAAGTCACTGTCAAAATCAGCTCTATTGTCAATTCTGCTGTACATACAAgacacaaaagaataaaaattaaatctctTTTACCCTTCTAGAATGTAAGCactaaaaatgaaataagaaaaatagaGAATAGGAAAAGATATATCATCCAGTATAgaataaaattaagaaaatagAGAATATGGACAAGAAAAAGTGCAACAGGATTTCAAAACAGaagttaaaaactgaaatatgcaatatataatCCAACAGACTCCTGAAGTATCCAGTATTTTATTCAGCACTCCCTTGAAATGAACAAACACGATACAATACACCTCTGAAATGTCTTAAGAGATATCAGTGTCTGCTTTCATTTCTATTTCACTGTCTGACTGCCCTGCTCTCCTGGCACCTCCTGAGCCTCCATCCCCACCACCCTAGAAATCCTTCACTTCTGCAGACAGTGTTGCTTTGTTTCTCCTCATAAATCTGCTCTGAATACAGTTGTGCAGGAAGCGCGTCGATCTCCTCCTACACTTCTGGTTTCAGCCTGATTGGAGCGCCCGTCTGGGAGTGTATGGCCCTCCGCCTCACTCCCCTCTGTTGTTTTTGACTATTGGGATCCAAAGGCAGTAACAATTATAATAGGAAGTGTGCTGATTCGACACTTTAAATTTAACACTGGAAGTTCTATGGTTAGAAACTGGAGTCATCATGTCTGTAAAACTCCTGGTTTTCTTATAATTTATTGTGTTCATGTGTGAGCAGTATGTAAAAAGCTAAGAAATGCCTCTTTTGCCCGTTAGGTGGCAGCAGTGCTTTGATGGAATAGTAGTTTATCTTCAGTCCAGATTTGACCTGCTGAGTTCACTGTGGCCCAACATGAAGACTCCAGTGACAGCTGAGGAACAGTTTATTAGGGTGCACTTGGCTCCAAACACCGTCGGCATGTagacagacacccaaaatgcaacagttttccattttcaccagAGAacgcctctctgtctgcctcctcTGGGCAGACTGCTGTCAGGCCTGTTGTGTCTCGTCCTGTAATTTGTGCCGCGTCTCTGAAAAACACCGTCTTCAAACTGAAAGGTGCGCTGCCTTTAAATCAAGCCCTGGCCTtttgtttctctccttttttatCGTGTGTAATGATGATGATCGGGACTGGAAGGGAAATAGAGgctctctgctggctgctgctttcAGACTCTCTCTGGACAGAGAAGACGCCCTTTCAGCGTCGGGCGAGTGTGAAAAGGTCAAACCGTTTGTAGAttgttgtttttccagcaaGAGAATTTCTTTtccttgttgtttttaaatgccgGCGGCGGATCCTGAGAATCCGCTCTAACGGGAGGCACCAGTTTGAGTTAGGAGTCTTTCGAGAAAAGTCAACGTCTTTTAATACCAATCAGCCTCCATTATGAAGAAGCTCATTCATCCGTTATTCACTCCTGGCCCCTGGGGGCCGATCCCGGCTGCCTGTGGGTGTAAGCTGAGCGGACTCTGGACGGTCTTTGCCTGGGCAGAGAGACCACACGCATTCACACCTATGATCAGTTCATATCGACCACTTAACCTCAGAcacatgtttctggactgtgggaggaaaccagagtccCCGGAGATGAAGCATGTCGACTCCACACCAGCTCGCGGACAGccgcatttaaaaaaagaaaacacacacacacacacacacacacacacacacacacacacacacacacacacacacacacacacacacacacacacgcacagtcttgtatttctatccttgtggggaccgtccattgactcccattcatgtctagcccctaaccctgacccttaccctaaccctaacccacaccacaacaaagcctaaccctaaagaaatgtttttgcacttttacttttttcagtaacaacaacatggtcaagaaaacactgtttctcctacttaggaccggaaaaaggtccccacaaggcacgtcgttccacgttttgctatccttgtggggacatttggccccgacaaggatagaaatacgagaacgctcacacacacacacacacacacacacacacacacacacacacacacacagaaagctcACCAGCACAGAAGGAGGAATCCGGAATCTGTAACCACGTCTCATAGAATACACCCACAGTCACACCTACAGGCCACATATTCAGCTATGAACCTCAGATTAATTGCTTTTGCATTGTGGGAAAGCATATGGCTCAGGaggacacaaataaaaacatcagaaaactaGTTACAAACATATTTAAAgagaacagaaaaataacacTTTGCTGATTTGCGTGTTATTTTATGCTGCACTGTGTTACAATGTGCTATAATATGCTATATTAACTGCACTATTTTATGATGTGCTCCAGGATGTCACACTGTGCCGCAGTGTGTTACTGTAAGCTAGTGTGTTGCAGGATGTTACAatagagaaagagaaaacatggTTCCACAGGTTGTGAAATCAAGCAGGTAAGTCTGAAAACCGTTGACAGACAGTCGCTGTGCTCTTGTCCCACACAGAAAACATTACTGAAATTCCAGAACCAGAAGAAAACCACCGACTTTCCTGCGATTACACATTTCCTGTGTACCTGTCATCAAGCCCCACAGCCTCTGGGAAACTCTCCATGTGAGTCACGGCGTCCGAACATGACTGACTGGAAAACTACAGGGTTCTTTAAGGATGCCGTTCTGCCAGAGGACGACCTTCGAGAACTGATTTTCATTTGCCTATTGGCTGTTGACCAGCAGGTTGTTTGAGTCAGAGAAGCTAAAATCAAGGAAGCTGTCAGACCTTCCTCTTTCACCGAACTTCATTAGACTCCAACATGTTTGACAAAAGAGGAAGTGGTTGCACGCAGACCGTTATGAAACAACGGCAGGGTGTATTTATTCGGATTTGCACTAGACAGGATAGTTGGCAAACACTAAATTTATCCTCCAAAGCTACAGCTTGGATATCAATTAAAAATATTATGGCTGTTTTCTACTTTTGATGCAAAATTCTGTTACGATCGTCCAGTTTCCTGCTTTATACCATCTTTCAGAACATTctatgtaaatatttcattcatttttaaataatttacatACCATGACTGATCACCTgtttgacagaaacacaaacgagCAGATGGTAAAAAAGGTGGTAAAATAGGTAAAACTGCTGAATTggcaaaaaaagaggaagaaaaaaagggcatacaaaacaaccaaaaggAAGCAGTTTAAACAGCATAATTGactcaaaacagtgaaaaaaggttaaaaaaaaacactcaatagGTCAAACAATAAATTGCTAACTGTT of the Salarias fasciatus chromosome 18, fSalaFa1.1, whole genome shotgun sequence genome contains:
- the bcl10 gene encoding B-cell lymphoma/leukemia 10, which encodes MDAPSLTEDEMAEIKKDVLTRLRHYLCEKIRADRHLDFLRSRRILTRDDAEDISCRTTQTKRTALLLDILAENPRGLDALVESIREMRSQNFIIAKITDEVQKAKNEKIESLKAVGSSSSSESALVTPSSTSDLPASFSHNSTLLFHPDGEQSPSSSDVAGSLALPSLQRGGELASVAGASLASPTNPSSSLPRPGDPGAPPLPDEVMVESPSNLDAATPGCSSTGGDPNFQPLRSRSLTPTPNKSPF